A window of Thunnus thynnus chromosome 17, fThuThy2.1, whole genome shotgun sequence contains these coding sequences:
- the LOC137201251 gene encoding serine protease 27-like translates to MALDKVICVVTLLTLLTQESHSQLDVCGRPALNIRIVGGQAASEGSWPWQVSLQRSGSHFCGGSLINKEWVLTAAHCFKSTSTAGLAVLLGLQSQEGSNTNAVSHRVSQIIKHPSYNPSTFDNDISLLKLSSLVTFNNFILPVCLAASDSTFNDGVDTWITGWGNIGSEVPLPYPQNLMEVEVPVVGNRQCNIDYGGIITDNMICAGLREGGKDSCQGDSGGPMVTKTGSVWVQAGVVSFGFGCAEPNIPGVYARVSKYQSWINSQVTSEQPGFVFSMSGDLSKGNSCLLATVMCFSVMMTMLC, encoded by the exons ATGGCTCTCGACAAAGTGATCTGTGTGGTAACTCTGCTGACTCTACTGACACAAG agtCTCACTCACAACTAGATG TGTGCGGTCGGCCTGCGCTCAACATCAGGATTGTTGGAGGACAGGCGGCCTCTGAAGGCAGCTGGCCCTGGCAGGTCAGTCTGCAAAGATCTGGGAGCCACTTCTGCGGAGGATCCCTCATTAACAAAGAATGGGTGCTGACGGCTGCTCACTGCTTCAAAAG CACCAGCACAGCTGGTTTGGCTGTGCTCCTCGGTCTCCAGAGTCAAGAGGGGTCCAACACCAATGCGGTGTCTCACAGAGTCTCTCAGATCATCAAACATCCCAGCTACAACCCTAGCACTTTTGACAACGACATCTCCCTCCTGAAGCTTTCCTCACTGGTTACTTTCAACAACTTTATTCTACCAGTGTGCCTGGCAGCCTCAGACAGCACTTTCAACGACGGCGTGGACACCTGGATCACCGGTTGGGGCAACATCGGATCTGAAG tACCTCTTCCTTACCCACAAAACCTAATGGAGGTGGAGGTGCCTGTTGTTGGGAACAGACAGTGTAACATTGACTATGGCGGCATAATCACAGACAACATGATCTGCGCTGGGTTACGTGAAGGAGGGAAGGATTCCTGTCAG GGGGACTCAGGTGGTCCAATGGTGacaaagacaggaagtgttTGGGTCCAGGCTGGAGTCGTGAGCTTTGGTTTTGGTTGTGCGGAGCCTAATATCCCAGGAGTCTACGCCAGAGTGTCCAAGTATCAGTCCTGGATCAACAGCCAAGTCACCAGTGAGCAGCCAGGCTTCGTCTTCTCCATGTCCGGTGACCTCTCTAAGGGTAATTCATGTCTGTTAGCTACagtcatgtgtttttctgtcatgatGACCATGCTTTGCTAA
- the LOC137201250 gene encoding serine protease 27-like, translated as MALDKVICVVTLLTLLTQESHSQLDVCGRPALNTRIVGGEVAPEGSWPWQVSLQRFGLHFCGGSLINKEWVLTAAHCFPRNNTFGLAVILGRQSQKGSNPNEAYRTVSQIIKHPSYNASTSDNDISLLKLSLPVTFNDYILPVCLAASDSTFNDGVDTWITGWGNIGFGVPLPFPQKLLEVEVPVVGNKQCNSNYSSNITITDNMICAGLREGEKGFCQGDSGGPMVTKTGSVWVQAGVMSFGFGCLLPNLPGVYTRVSTYESWINSQVTSDQPGFVFSMSSDLSKGNSCLLATVMCFSVMMTMFY; from the exons ATGGCTCTCGACAAAGTGATCTGTGTGGTAACTCTGCTGACTCTACTGACACAAG agtCTCACTCACAACTAGATG tgTGCGGTCGGCCTGCGCTCAACACCAGGATTGTTGGAGGAGAGGTGGCACCTGAAGGCAGCTGGCCCTGGCAGGTCAGTCTGCAAAGATTTGGACTTCACTTCTGTGGAGGATCCCTCATTAACAAAGAATGGGTGCTGACGGCTGCTCACTGCTTCCCACG CAACAACACATTTGGTTTGGCTGTGATCCTCGGACGCCAGAGTCAAAAGGGATCAAACCCCAATGAGGCGTATCGGACAGTCTCTCAGATCATCAAACATCCCAGCTACAACGCTAGCACTAGTGACAATGACATCTCCCTCCTGAAGCTCTCCTTACCGGTTACTTTCAATGACTACATTCTGCCAGTGTGCCTGGCAGCCTCAGACAGCACTTTCAACGACGGCGTGGACACCTGGATCACCGGCTGGGGCAACATCGGATTTGGAG TACCCCTTCCTTTCCCACAAAAACTACTGGAGGTGGAGGTGCCTGTTGTTGGGAACAAACAGTGTAACAGTAACTATAGCAGCAATATCACAATCACAGACAACATGATCTGCGCTGGGTTACGTGAAGGAGAGAAGGGCTTCTGTCAG GGGGACTCAGGTGGTCCGATGGTGACAAAGACAGGAAGTGTCTGGGTCCAGGCTGGAGTCATGAGCTTTGGTTTTGGTTGTTTGTTGCCTAATCTACCAGGAGTCTACACCAGAGTGTCCACGTATGAGTCCTGGATCAACAGCCAAGTCACCAGTGACCAGCCAGGCTTCGTCTTCTCCATGTCCAGTGACCTCTCTAAGGGTAATTCATGTCTGTTAGCTACagtcatgtgtttttctgtcatgatGACCATGTTTTACTAA